In a genomic window of Mastacembelus armatus chromosome 3, fMasArm1.2, whole genome shotgun sequence:
- the trpm7 gene encoding transient receptor potential cation channel subfamily M member 7 isoform X3, protein MSQKSWIESTFTKRECVYILPVSKDPHRCLPGCQICQQLVRCCCGRLVRQHVGFTASLATKYSDMKLGENPNLPMPELEEWSVEKHTEASPTDAYGVVNFQGGSHSYRAKYVRLSYDSPPESILQLMLKEWHMELPKILISVHGGVQNFELHPRIKQVLGKGLIKAAVTTGAWILTGGVNTGVAKHVGDALKEHFSKSSKKICTIGIAPWGVIENRNDLIGRDIIAPYQTLLNPLSKLNVLNNLHSHFLLVDDGMVGKYGAEVQLRRDLEKHINLQRIHARIGQGVPVVALIFEGGPNVILTVLEYLQETPPVPVVVCEGTGRAADILAYVHKQTEEGGGLPDGVETDIIATIKKTFNLSQSDAIHLFQTVMKCMKSKELITVFHISSEEHQDIDVAILRALLQGTNASAFDQLVLTLAWDRVDIAKNHVFVYGQQLLVSSLEQAMLDALVMDRVDFVKLLIENGVSMHRFLTISRLEELYNTKLSNNPTLLHLVRDVKQGHLPPNCKITLIDVGLVIEYLMGGTYRCNYTRKRFRIIYNNLHGHNRRSGRHTTGSGSHLRKSHESFSMQADKKEKTRHNHFIKTAQPYKPKQDSSMEQKKKSKEEIVDIDDPETRRFPYPFNELLVWAVLMKRQKMSLFFWQHGEENMAKALVACKLCRSMGYEAKKSDVVDDTSDELKEYSNEFGTLAVDLLEQSFRQDETMAMKLLTYELTNWSNSTCLKLAVSSHLRPFVAHTCTQMLLSDMWMGRLNMRKNSW, encoded by the exons TCCCAGAAATCCTGGATAGAAAGCACTTTCACCAAGAGGGAATGTGTGTACATACTTCCAGTATCCAAGGACCCCCACAG ATGCCTTCCAGGATGTCAGATTTGCCAGCAGCTCGTCCG GTGCTGCTGTGGACGGCTGGTACGGCAGCATGTTGGCTTCACAGCCAGCTTGGCCACAAAGTACTCGGATATGAAGCTGGGTGAAAACCCCAACCTGCCCATGCCTGAGCTCGAGGAGTGGTCggtggaaaaacacacagaggccaGCCCCACTGATGCCTATGGTGTTGTCAACTTCCAGGGAGGGTCTCACTCATACAGAGCCAAG TATGTACGTTTGTCCTACGACTCACCGCCTGAAAGCATCCTGCAGCTGATGCTGAAGGAGTGGCATATGGAGCTTCCTAAGATCCTGATCTCTGTCCATGGAGGAGTTCAGAACTTTGAGCTGCACCCTCGTATAAAGCAGGTGCTGGGCAAGGGCCTCATCAAAGCTGCAGTCACCACTGGGGCCTGGATCCTCACTGGAGGTGTTAACACAG GTGTGGCAAAGCATGTGGGCGATGCTCTCAAAGAACACTTTTCAAAGTCATCAAAGAAAATTTGCACTATTGGAATCGCACCATGGGGAGTCATTGAAAACAGGAACGATCTCATCGGCAGAGAC ATTATTGCTCCATATCAGACGCTGCTGAACCCTCTCAGCAAGCTAAATGTTCTCAACAACCTGCATTCCCACTTCCTCCTGGTGGACGATGGGATGGTGGGCAAGTACGGTGCTGAGGTTCAACTGCGACGGGACCTGGAGAAACACATCAACCTCCAAAGAATACATGCAC GTATTGGTCAGGGTGTTCCTGTTGTGGCCCTGATCTTTGAGGGGGGACCCAACGTGATCCTGACTGTGCTGGAGTACCTTCAAGAGACCCCTCCTGTCCCAGTGGTGGTGTGTGAGGGGACGGGTCGTGCTGCCGACATATTGGCCTACGTCCACAAGCAGACTGAGGAGGGAGG TGGTCTTCCTGATGGAGTGGAGACTGACATCATTGCAACCATCAAGAAAACCTTCAACTTGAGCCAGAGTGATGCCATCCATCTCTTTCAGACTGTGATGAAGTGCATGAAGAGTAAAGAACTG atcactgtgtttCACATCAGCTCTGAGGAGCACCAGGACATTGACGTAGCCATTTTGAGAGCTTTACTCCAAG GCACAAACGCATCTGCCTTCGATCAGCTGGTCCTGACTCTGGCCTGGGACCGTGTAGATATTGCCAAGaatcatgtgtttgtttacgGACAGCAGCTCCTG GTGAGCTCTCTGGAGCAGGCGATGCTGGATGCACTGGTGATGGACAGGGTGGATTTTGTCAAGTTGCTCATAGAAAATGGTGTGAGCATGCATCGTTTCCTAACAATCAGCCGGCTGGAGGAGCTCTACAACACG AAACTTTCAAACAACCCAACTCTCCTCCACCTGGTTAGAGATGTTAAACAG GGTCATCTCCCTCCAAATTGCAAAATCACTTTGATTGATGTGGGCCTGGTTATTGAGTACCTGATGGGTGGGACTTACAGGTGCAACTACACCAGGAAGCGCTTCCGAATAATTTACAACAATCTCCATGGCCACAATAGG AGATCTGGCCGCCATACAACAGGTTCTGGTTCTCATTTGAGAAAAAGTCATGAGTCTTTCAGCATGCAGGCTGACAAGAAAGAGAAGACGCGGCACAACCACTTCATCAAGACTGCACAGCCGTACAAACCTAAG CAGGACTCTTCCatggagcagaaaaaaaagagcaaagaagaGATTGTGGACATCGACGATCCAGAGACACGGCGGTTTCCCTACCCTTTTAATGAGCTGCTGGTGTGGGCTGTGCTGatgaagaggcagaaaatgtcTCTCTTCTTCTGGCAGCATGGCGAAGAGAACATGGCCAAGGCATTGGTGGCATGTAAACTCTGCAGGTCTATGGGCTATGAGGCAAAAAAGAGCGACGTGGTTGATGACACATCAGACGAACTCAAGGAGTACTCCAA TGAGTTTGGGACGTTAGCAGTGGACCTGCTGGAGCAGTCGTTCAGGCAGGATGAGACCATGGCCATGAAGCTGTTGACATATGAGCTGACGAACTGGAGCAACTCCACCTGTTTGAAGTTGGCTGTGTCGTCACACCTACGGCCCTTTGTGGCTCATACGTGCACCCAGATGTTGCTGTCAGACATGTGGATGGGGCGGCTGAACATGCGCAAGAACTCCTG GTGA